taaaatcggtgaacttttcttaaaaaatgatgaactatttctgaaaatcgatgaaccttttttaagtttgtgaaattttgtctcaaaatcgatgaacatttttaaattcatgatttataaaaataaaataaaaactgaaTGATAAATAAATAGCGCGGCCACACAAGTTCATGTAAGGTTAGCGCTAGTTAAAATCACTAGTTTCCAATGGCTGTGGTGGTCAGCTAATGTGGAACAAGCCTTGCGTCCCGGAGCGATGTGAGTTTGATTCCTTAAGCAGTATTTTTTTTCCACTTTTCTAGCGATTTTTGTTCGCTCGCTTTCCCATCACAGGCCGGCCCAGcaaggtgatacgtccattttgcatcatgcttttatatcgatatttattgcattatgggttgttattacacattatgtcatattacttataccttttctctcttattttacaaggtttacatgaagagggagaatgccggcagctggaatcctgggctggaaaaagagcaaatattagagacctattctgcacaactccaaaagtcctgaaactccacgaaaatcagttttggaatatattaaaaatattgggcgaagaaagcacaagagaggggccacccactgtccacgagggtggagggcgcgccccccgcctcgtgggccacctggaagccccccgatgcccatcttctggtataaggtgtctttcgcCCTAGAAAAAATCGGAAGGAatctttcgggacgaagcgtcgccgtctcgaggcagatCCGTGGCGAaaccaatttagggctccggcggagctgtttctgccggggaaacatcccttcgggagggggaaatcgtcaccatcgtcatcaccatcgaccctctcatcgggagggggtcaatctccatcaacatcttcactagcaccatctcctctcaaaccctacttcatctcttgtatccgatctttgtctcaaaacctcagattggtacctgtgggttgctagtagtgttgattactccatgtagttgatgctagttggtttattcggtggaagatcatatgttcagatcctttatgcatattaatacccatctgattatgaacatgaatatgatttgtgagtagttacgtttgttcctgaggacatgggagaagtcttgctataagtagtcatgtgaatttggtattcgtttgatattttgatgagatgtatgttgtctctcctctagtggtgttatgtgaacgtcgactacatgacacttcaccattgtttgggtctaggggaaggcattgagaagtaataagtagatggtgggttgctagagtaacagaagcttaaaccctagtttatgcgctgtttcgtaaggggctgatttggatccatatgtttcatgctatggttaggtttaccttaattcttcttttgtagttgcggatgcttgcgagaggggttaattataagtgagatgcttatccaaggaagggcagtacccaagcaccggtccacccacatatcaaattatcaaagtaacgaacgcgaatcatatgagaatgatgaaaactaacttgatgataattcctatgtgtcctcgggagcgcttcctttatataagagtttgtccaggcttgtcctttgctacaaaaaggattgggccaccttgctgcaccttgtttacttttgttaattgttacccgttacgaattaccttatcataaaactatctgttaccgataatttcagtgcttgcagagaataccttactgaaaatcgcttgtcatttccttctgctcctcgttgggttcgacactcttacttatcgaaaggactacgatagatcccctatacttgtgggtcatcacaaggcgttgctgcgggcgccagctacctgttcgggcgcttaaggcgccgaacaggcgaaatcactaattgaggaatACTCATTGCAAAGATCACTCTCACCTTCCgaggttgtgacaagtggcacgctgcatgtgcaccacttgtcctaacctgggagttttcccttttttcatagatctgtttattcaaaacgttttatctcttaaaccgtacgtctaaatctcgaaccgttttcaccgttggattcctcgcgtcgagatcttcgaaaatagatcccatgttgataggttttgacgaacttttttttcatgaaaaaaccgaaCTGGGAGTATGggttttttccttttccgaaagagatacgtccgtgcctctcgcgaaatcacaaccatgcctctcgcggaaggaaaaaagagatcacacattttttttctttttcgaggAGGCATGGCCgcgcctctcacgaaagcacaaccaggcctctcgcggaagcaaaaccgtgtctctcacGGAAGAAACACGTTTTGTTTTCGTTTTCGAggggcacggccgtgcctcttgcgaaagcacaaccgtgtctctcccggaagcaaaatcgtgcttctcacagaaggaaaaaaaataaaaaacgcgtttttttgtttttgagatgtacggccgtgcctctcgcgaaagaaaaaaaacagaaaacacgttttttttcgttttcgagaggcacgaccgtgactctcgcgaaagcaaaaccgtgcctctcgtgaaagggaaaaaacagaaaacacgttttttttcgttttcaAGAGGCACGGCCTTGACTCTCGCGAaatcaaaaccgtgcctctcacggaaggaaaaaaattaaagaaaacgcgttttttttgcGCAATTTTTTTTGTTTCAAAAGCTAATGAAGACCGCTGAAAAACCGAAATTTCAAAAAAACCcagaaaaaaccgtttaaaaagccgggaacgcgtgtggaaaaataaaaatataaatccggagggagcgcccagagcgcgacacgtggcgaacggcttagagcgcgccaagtgacgctgatcattgtgaggctcccgaaggagccctcgtcaactagttgctccccCGAACAGGAGCTCCCCCCTGGGCGGGGAGCATCGATTTTTCAGTTTGCACAAGGAAGTAATATGGGCTAACATATTAGCTGAGTAGTAGCCCATAGATTACCAATATGGGCCCAGAAGTCCAAAGCCCAAGTAGGTTGTATACTGTACCTGTCCGACCCGGCAAGGGAAAAAAACGGAACGCCGCGGAAGTGAAAGAGCTCGCGATTCAGAAGCTAGGGTTTGGGGAGCGGGCAGCGGAAGCGGGTACCAgccggcggcgatggcttcggagGAGGATGTGGCGGTGAAGGAGCCGCTGGATCTCATACGGCTCAGCCTCGACGAGCGCATCTACGTCAAGCTCCGCTCCGACCGCGAGCTCCGCGGCAAGCTCCATGTATGTTTTCTCGCCCCTTTTCGTAATTTGTGCTGTCGATCTGGGCTTGGTTGCATCAGGGCTCTTGTTTGTGTGTCCAGTATGTGCTTAGGCTGGCTTATGCTATTTAATAACTGATATTATTGCCTGGAGAAACGAGTTGCTGTGGAGTTGTGGTGTGTAAACTGAGCTTCCGTTTACTTATGGTTGAACTGTAAGGCATCAGAACCCGAATTTATCTGTGCGGGGCCTCATATGATTTGTCCTTTTTTTCCCTTCTATTGAAGACATCATGAATAACTGCTTACTGTAGATAAAGCGTAACATGCTGATTTGAAAGTTTTGAGTAGTGGAATCAGATGTATTGCAATGTAAGTAGTATTTTAATTTTGAGTTCACAGAAATATGTAGTCATCTCGGCATTTCATTGTAAGACTTCAGGTTGCTTAAGGGGTTATAACTTATTGCCCGTTGGGCATTATGATCATTTCACTGATTCGTTACAATTGTATACTTGAAAAAAACCTTTTGTGGGTTGTATGATGCTGCCCCATGGGCCATACGCTGTATTTATGCACTGTTATTCATTTGTACTACAGTTGGGAAATTTGACCCTGGGACATCAGTGTGGCCACTATTTGAGGTTCTCTGTTTCTAAGTTTCCTTTATTCTTCCTTCGATCCAGGCGTATGATCAACATCTCAATATGATACTTGGAGATGTAGAAGAGATAGTGACTTCCATTGAAATTGACGATGAGACTTATGAGGAGATTGTTCGTGTAAGTGCTTTCTTGTTCCTCAAAATTTTGAACTATATGCTGATCTCAGTTTGTTCAAATTCGGACTGCCTACTACTGTTTTTTTCAAATTGAAATCGTTAGTTATTCCAATATGTTTATCTAGTTTGTGCTAAAGATGTGTAGAGCCTCTCTGGAGTGAGAGTTTAGCACGATTACCATGATACTGCTTAACATGAAGCCATGGTTCATACTATCCTCAGTTCCTTACTCACATGTAATTTGGGAGGTGCACTATTACCATGATGCTGCTTAACGATAACCCAGTCTCAGTTGCATAGTAACGTGTAAAATGCTTTGTGTTTATAAATGAGCCGCCTTAACTGCTTGTATTCTGCTGGTAACATTTGTGTTATATTGCATACTAAGCATAGCACCATTTTTTTTGCTTACAGTTATTGTAGGTAGCCAGGGTTTTTGAACTTATTTAGTGAAACATTCTTTGACATATTACTAGATGTACCATGTGGGTCATGTCACTATGGTCTATTGGTCACTTTACAATGTACTCCCCCCGTTTGtgtttactccgcatataagatttgtttgaagtcaaactacacaaagtttgaccaaatttgtattaaaaaaattcaacatttacAATATTGAGTGATATGGTATGAAAATCAATTTCATGATACATCTAATGCTATTGATTTTGTGTTGTGAATGTTGACATTTTTTTGCTATAAAGTTgttcaaactttacgaagtttgacttcagacaaattttatatgcagactaaaaagaaatggagggagtatacacGATAATTCATCTTATTTTACTACTCGTACATTTTTTGCTGTTAAACCTGGTTACTTGTTTTCTTCATTTTGTTTACTTATACAAATCTGTGTGGTCACAGTTTCCATAGCTTGGGGTAAGTCGATACAACAACACAAAATGCTGTCAGATACTTCTAGCTCTGATTTGCAATAGATTTACAATCTGGCTGCGGATAGGCGATAGTCTTACTGATGTGTTTGCTATTCCATTGATTCCAGACTAGCAAGCGCACCATCCCCTACCTTTTTGTCCGAGGAGATGGCGTGATACTGGTTTCGCCGCCCTTGCGGACCGTCTGATGGCGTGATACTGGTTTCGCCGCCCTTGGAGACCGTCTGAAGTCAGGGCGGAACAACTACCATTCAATGGGCATTGGCAGCAGGGCTATCCGGATGACTTGCATCAGCTTATACATGATTCCTGGAGCATTGCTGGCTCGCGAGACACCGCGTAGCTTGAGTTAATCACCCATGTATCCTGATACAAAGAACAAACAAACACAGAACTCGACTTGTGTTATGTAGATCCATCTGAATCCGGCACCTGTTCGTCCATTAGACCATATCACCACAGTGGAGGGAAGCTTCAGTTAATCATCCTCTCCCAACACCTTTTGACTGGAATCCAGTACAGTACGTACTCCGGGCCACGGACGGGGAGGGGCGAGCGGGGAGTATAAACATTCACTGCGCGTTCACAGTCCACAGTcagattttttttttgaggaaacagTCCACAGTCAGTTCACGGCGAGCTGATTTGTGCTTCGATGTGAAATGAAATAAATCTATTCGTCGCGAAACTAACCTGTGGTGGTGGGTGGGTCACTCCGTCCAGCCGGGCGAAACCCCACAAAGTTGACACGATGATCACGGCACGTCGATGAACATGGTGGCGTGTGCCCCCATCACGAGGAAAAATAATTTAAATTTGACCGCAGCATCGTGCCAGTGGCAGCTTTTATGTACTTTATTTAAGGTATGAACGAGGGCGCATAGTGCGTCGTGAGTGACTGGATGCTTTGATCGATCCATGCACGTTGCGCATGTGCAGGGGTTCTGCCCAGCCAGTTGCCGAGTTTGTTTATACTGTTATTATGTTTTTTGTTGACGGTGCACGTGTTGGTGTGATCGGTCTGGATGCGGGGCCGAAGCTTCGCACCGGCACGGCACCGCATACATCCGACGACGACGCGTTCACCGCTCGTCCCCCCGCCCCCTGCCAACTGCTCTTCTCTCCCCTATATATGCACGCCGGGCCGCGGACGTTTCGGCCATCCCGTCCTCGGAGCCGCGCAACGATCCAGCGCACGCAGCAGATTAAGCGGCGACCTCCTTCGATCGAAGATGAGCCAGGACAAGGCCGCCGGCGAGAAGGCGGCGGCGGAGCCCAAGAGGCAGACGCCGCGGCTCAACGAGCGgatcctctcctccctctcccggaGGTCCGTCGCCGCCCACCCGTGGCACGACCTCGAGATCGGTGAGCCCCTTTCTCCATTTCGTTTCAGATCCGTCCGTCTGGCCGGAGCTGTTGGTTGGTTGGTTGCTCACGCGGAACGCATGTGCTGATTGATTGATCCCTTGCGCGAATTGCCCGCTGCAGGCCCCGGCGCTCCGGCGGTGTTCAACGTGGTGGTGGAGATCACCAAGGGGAGCAAGGTCAAGTACGAGCTCGACAAGAAGACCGGGATGATCAAGGTCTGAAACTTTTGCCCTGTTAATTTGCATCGGCACGCATGAATGTGTTCTGAGATCATCATCTCTGCCAGGTTGACCGGATCCTGTACTCGTCCGTGGTGTACCCTCACAACTACGGCTTCGTCCCACGCACCCTCTGCGAGGACAACGACCCCATCGATGTCCTCGTCCTCATGCAGGTGAGTGAATCGACCAACACTCCAATCATGCTCCGGTTATGACAAGTGCAAATTAACAATCCTGTCAAGGCATCACCGTCTGCATTACCCACCGTTCTTTTTCTGACAGCCGCGTGTTAATTAATTATTTCATTTCATTTCAAACCAGGAACCCGTCCTCCCCGGCACCTTCCTCCGGGCCAGGGCCATCGGCCTCATGCCTATGATCGATCAGGCACGCTAAACCAATCCCTTCATCTCTGTCCAAGTGTTCAAGTCAACTTTCCAGCCACCATTTTGGCATCAAGCTTATATTTATATCATACTCTCTGCTATTTTTCTTAAACAGGGTGAGAAGGATGACAAGATCATAGCCGTCTGCGCCGACGACCCCGAGTACCACAACCTCAACCATCTCAGCGAGCTCTCTCCTCATCGCCTCCAGGAGATCCGCCGCTTCTTCGAAGATTGTACGCATACCATTGCTTGCCTTATCTCGCATTTCCACAACCCTTTCATGCATCTTCAGGCTTCAAGTGTGTGATTCTTGGCTGATCAAATCTTTCAGACAAGAAGAATGAGAACAAGGAGGTGGCTGTCAACGACTTCCTCCCCGCCGATGATGCTCGTGCTGCCATCCAGCACTCCATGTAAGCTCTCATCATTTTGGGGGATATGATCCTGTAATTAAAGACGGAGAGTCCTCGAGGCTCCAAGGCGTCGATTTATGTTGACAAAAATTGCTTTGATTCTTTTTCAGGGATCTGTACGCGGAATACATTATGCACAGCCTAAGGCAGTAGAGTGTGTACTATTACTATTTTTCCTTTGCCCTTCCTACTATGATGGGAAGCAAAGAAGATCCCCTCGGAACATTTGGGATCTGATGAACAACCAAGCCAGTCTGCATTTCTACATTCttgcattgtactccctctgtaaactaatataagagtgtttagatcactactttagctatctaaacgctcttatattagtttacggagggagtattagccATATTTTCCCATCACTGTGGTACTATGTATCTCAAGTTTGTATTCGAGACCTTGTGGTTTGGCTCGTGTATTATCTTCAGTTCTTACTGAACGGACAATAATATAACAATTTTCACATTGATATCTGAGATACTGTGGTAATGCCATATCTCAAACTTGTATTCTAGACCTTGTGGTTTGGCTCGTGTACCTTGAGTTCTTACTGAAGGAACAATAATATAACAATTTGACACATTGATATCTGAGATACTGCAGTACTACCTACCTTAAATTTGTATTGAAGACCTTGTGGTTTGGCCCGTGTATCATCTTCCGTTCTTACTAACCGAACAATAATATAACAATTTGTCACATTGATATATGAGCTAAGTGTTTTTTCACCCCTTGTCAGATTGATTATTTCCAAACTTCAAAATTGAATAAGCTGACCCCATCTTTTTAATTCCGGACATTGTGTGTTCCTCATTCCATTAGGAGTCGTACCAATGCTAACGCTGCTTAGTTTCCTAAGAGGACATGTGGCCATCCAGGTCATCTTCCGCAACATCATGTACTTGTAGAATGGATGCTAAACAAATTCAGAAGTTTAAACCTATTTGTTTACTGAGTGTgagtttaaaataattagtaaagtGTCAATGAATAGACTTAGCAAAGTGGTGAGCCCTGTCATCTCACAAACTCAACACAGGATTTGTGAAAGGAAGATATATCATGGAAGGTGTGGTTGTTCACTTGTTCTACATGAAGCTTTAAATTCTATCCATCACTAGAAACAAAATGCCCTTTTGTTTAATGTTGATTTTGAAAAGATTATTGATAAGATAAATGTGTCCTTTTGTCTATCAAATGTAGGAACGTAAAGGTTTCCCTTGATAAGTGGTTTGATCGGATCATGTGTACCATGAGAGGAGGTCATGTAGGGGTCAAGGTAAATGATAATATTGGTCCTTATTTTACAACTCATAAAGGCTTGAGGCATGGAGATGCCCCCTCACTTTATTGTTTTTTTTGAACaatcaccgggggggggggggggaggatcccCACCTGTATATATTACTCAAAAGGCCCAAGGGGCAAGTTACATTACGGGTTACAACGAGAGGATAGGTATAGGCGCCAAGACACGGCAGCCTCCCTACTGACGGGGTCCTTAAACCTAAAGGCCCAAAGCGTGAAATCCGAGATAATGTTCCGAAGAGTATCTAGGGGTGTGTGTTGTTCATTGCGAAAGACACGAGCATTCCTGGAATCCCACAGTTTCCATAGAATGGCGAGGGCGATGGTGGGCCAAATGTTGATGTCGAGGCCGACCGGTGTTGTAGTATCCCAAAGAAGGTTGATGGAGTGAGGTTGCTGCAACCCCAAGAGGGCCCAGACCTGTATCGCGCATGGGCAAAGAATGGCGACGTGCGCGGCGTCCTCATGGGTGAGTGTGCACCGCGGGCAGACCGAGTCAGATGTGATGGTCTTCCGGTGTAAGTTCGCCATCGTGCTCAACCTGTCACGACAGAGAAGCCAGCCGAAGATCTTGACCTTGATAGGTGCCTTGGAGCTCCAGATGTACCCTGCGTTGAGATCGAACTCGTGGTCGGAGGAGAGCAACGAGTAGGCGCACCTCGAGGAGAAGGAGGATCCGTGGTTGAGGAACCTGTCGTCGGGCGCGTCGTTGGTGGCAACATCCTGCAACAGAGACAAAACAGACGCAAGCTCTACAGAAGCAACATTGGTTAGGCGGTTCCGCAGAGTAGCGAGTAAACCATTATGCATGACATGTGATACCAGTACTGAGGGTGAGGTGGAGTGGGAGAAGAGGTGTGGGTAGGTGTCTGCTAGTGGGGTCGAAAGAAGCCAAGCGTCCAGCCAGAAGAAAGTGGATGTGCCATTGTTGGTGAGGACAAAGGAGATATCGCGGAGGGGGCGAAGTTGTTTGTTTACGATTTTCCAAAGGTAGGAGGGGTTGTGAGGTTTATTTTCGAAGTCGAGACCCTCACTTTATTGTTTGACTTGGCCGTTGACGCTTTGGCCATTATTATGGACAAAGCTAGACAATATGATTTTGTCAGGGGAGATTTGGGAGAAATTTTAGATAGGGGACTTAACATGTTGCAATATGCTGATCACACCATTTTCCTTTTGCAAGATGATGAAAATAGTGTCAGATATATCAAATTTATCTTATGTGCAGTTGAACAAATATTGGGACTGGCTATTAATTTCCATAAGAGTGAGCTTTTCCTTTAGAGTGGCTATGtaaaaaactactccctctgtatcaaaatgTATCATAGTGCAAAAAAAgtcttatattaagttacagagCTAGTAGATTATATCCAGAAATCTTCACATGTGAATTGGGCCCTGTCCATTTAAAATATTTGGGATTCCCTATTCAAACATTGGGATTAAAAATAATCATTGGAAAGTGGTCACTGAAACAAATGAGAAAATGTGTGCTTGTTGGCAAGGGAAATTACTGAACAATGCTTGTTTGACTAACATTCCTTTATTATGATGTCTTTCTATCCCATAGCTGTTGGGGTGAGGAAGGAAGGTGATTTTTTGAGCTAGGCTTGTTTGGCAAGTTGACGAAGATAAAAAATATTTGGTAAATTGGAAAACATGTTGTCAATCAAGGGGGATTGGGGATTCTAAATTTTGATTTAATGAACAAGGCTCTACTTGCCAACTTGTTTTGGAAGTTAGAGACTAAATCTAGGTTATGGCAATATGTGCTTCTGAATAAATATGTTAAAGGAAAACGCTTGATATTAAAACAAAGGTGGGATACTCACACTTTTGGACTAACCTTTTGAAAGTTAAGGAATGTTTTACCAGCATTGCAAGAAAGTAACTAGAGATGGAaaaaaatgttggggaacgcagtaatttcaaaaaaattcctacgcacacgcaagatcatggtgatgcatagcaacgagaggggagagtgtagtccacgtaccctcgtagaccgtaagcggaagcgttatgacaacgcggttgatgtagtcatacgtcttcacgatccgaccgatcctagtatcgaaagtacggcacctccgcggtctgcacacgtttggctcggtgacgtcccatgaactctcgatccagctgagtgtcgagggagagcttcgtcagcacgacggcgtgatgacggtgatgattaagctaccggcgcagggcttcgcctaagcactgcaacgatatgaacgaggtggattatgatggaggggggcaccgcacacggctaagagatcaatgatcaacttgtgtgtctatggggtgcccccttcccccgtatataaaggaggggaggaggagggtggccgaccctagggggcgcgccaagggaggaggaatcctcctcctagtaggagtaggattcctcctttcctagtcctactaggagggggaaggaaggagagggagagagggagggaaagaggtggcgccgccccctccttgtccaattcgtactccTCAAGGGGgggtgtgtagcgaccagacctcagacagtctgatctctgtgcataagtgtcatccctggatcggtaatgctgacacacacagtacacagtacttgaaggatttataacagagtagcaatcacacacttattacatcgaatgtctcaaaagagaacctattacaataaatatggcttaaggccatctaaaacgataacagcggaaggcttggaagataaagtgagtccatcaactccaacggcatcactgagtgaaagaccacgacctaaggctccttactcgtcgtctgaaaagtctgcaacatgatacgttgcagcccgaaaatgggtcagcacatggaatatgctggcaaagtaacacaagagagtaatgaacagaataatgctatcactacatgcatatatggctggtggaggctgtatggttaatatgttttgcgaaaagccaatttttccctactgcaaaggaatatattttatttaactacaaagtttgttgaaaacattgagaaggtaaacccgctctcaatcccaattaaaagtaatcattaacaacccatcaaattaaatcaagtagtgatgagat
This DNA window, taken from Triticum aestivum cultivar Chinese Spring chromosome 1D, IWGSC CS RefSeq v2.1, whole genome shotgun sequence, encodes the following:
- the LOC123182155 gene encoding sm-like protein LSM3A produces the protein MASEEDVAVKEPLDLIRLSLDERIYVKLRSDRELRGKLHAYDQHLNMILGDVEEIVTSIEIDDETYEEIVRTSKRTIPYLFVRGDGVILVSPPLRTV
- the LOC123182154 gene encoding soluble inorganic pyrophosphatase; its protein translation is MSQDKAAGEKAAAEPKRQTPRLNERILSSLSRRSVAAHPWHDLEIGPGAPAVFNVVVEITKGSKVKYELDKKTGMIKVDRILYSSVVYPHNYGFVPRTLCEDNDPIDVLVLMQEPVLPGTFLRARAIGLMPMIDQGEKDDKIIAVCADDPEYHNLNHLSELSPHRLQEIRRFFEDYKKNENKEVAVNDFLPADDARAAIQHSMDLYAEYIMHSLRQ